A window of the Planococcus citri chromosome 4, ihPlaCitr1.1, whole genome shotgun sequence genome harbors these coding sequences:
- the PPP1R15 gene encoding uncharacterized protein PPP1R15, which produces MRRRNRKHRKSIHQESHPRTIATKGSNADDTSCNRNLRHFTAKSEPITSCQFNLIVKNKKTPKKDSKNKEKRNAKTKKEPITDWLDNNMLENNITMSFPSSKGSTEWYFIPLNCYCDINENDDFNNFMENNIFMYYGSNSSSMISRYNNNRRKNITHDKSMVLEFPQLRKSRSSSESSINSDDSFICFEITDDYDDHDEIRYVDDIADKNYPADTSNIPLDTPDTSSKKRKRVRFADNSQLATVHLIIAWDFAYRAARISPWEMVARDANRFQSKIRSIEPIIAPVLDPVHRSKIWHERMEKFYK; this is translated from the exons ATGAGGCGAAGAAACCGCAAACACCGTAAATCCATCCATCAAGAAAGCCACCCCAGGACAATAGCCACCAAGGGGAGTAACGCGGATGACACGTCGTGTAACAGAAATCTGCGTCACTTCACCGCCAAATCAGAACCTATAACCAGTTGCCAGTTCAATTTAatcgtcaaaaataaaaaaactccgAAGAAAGActccaaaaataaagaaaaacgtAACGCcaaaactaaaaaagaaccCATAACAGATTGGCTGGATAATAACATGTTGGAGAATAACATAACCATGTCGTTTCCGTCGTCCAAAGGATCAACAGAGTGGTATTTCATCCCGTTAAACTGTTATTGCGATATCAACGAGAACgacgattttaataattttatggAGAATAATATATTCATGTATTATGGAAGTAACAGTTCCTCGATGATCTCGCGCTATAATAATAATAGACGTAAAAATATTACGCACGACAAGAGCATGGTATTAGAGTTCCCTCAGCTACGTAAATCCAGATCTTCGAGCGAATCCTCAATTAATAGCGACGATAGCTTCATATGTTTCGAAATTACAGACGATTACGATGATCACGATGAA attcgtTACGTTGATGATATTGCCGATAAAAATTACCCCGCCGATACTTCAAACATTCCTCTAGATACTCCTGATACATcatcgaaaaaaagaaaacga GTCCGTTTCGCTGATAACTCACAACTGGCCACCGTACACCTTATCATCGCATGGGATTTCGCTTACAGAGCAGCTCGTATTAGTCCATGGGAGATGGTTGCTCGGGACGCGAACCGATTCCAATCGAAAATTCGTTCAATAGAGCCTATAATTGCCCCTGTTCTCGACCCAGTCCATAGATCTAAAATTTGGCACGAaaggatggaaaaattttataaataa
- the LOC135846018 gene encoding putative fatty acyl-CoA reductase CG5065, producing MNDNNRRYRDINWNTSWNYCNNNNNNNNNNNNNNNNNNLSAINNNILLSVNEQSEIIRFYDEEKVLITGGTGFIGKALTEKLLRTCVTVSTIYLLIRPKKGQSCEERCNDLLQNPVFDRIRAEECYKKILSKVVCIAGDVTEPDLGISEENKNKLLQEVTIVFHSAATVKFNESLDTAVTLNTLGTQRVLLFCKQMKNLKALIHVSTAYSNADKEEILETVYPIPANIFGEIKPNEMLSEELLKKIGRKLQRKHPNTYTVTKAMAEWVVAEYSDDIAVAIVRPSIVTAAWREPFEGWVDNVSGITGILMEIGRGTIRSILGDQRLVVDIIPVDFVINTLVSAAWHTATFRTNAIKVYNCTSGTLNPLSWEELGALTQRHSLTAPSKYIQWYPGFTYHTNRFIHLLSEMMFQFFPAFLLDAVLRLSGSKPMMLKIYHRSKLAAKMGEFFSLHQWNFANENVKILQNEMLSVIDQDIFNVDISTLNWDVYIKNYVLGVRKYVLKDPVETIPSAKKKLQRLYWAHKILQIMTGIVLLKLLRN from the exons atgaacgACAATAATCGTAGATACAGAGACATTAATTGGAACACGTCATGGAATTAttgcaacaacaacaacaacaacaacaacaacaataataataataataataataataatttatcggCCATAAACAACAATATTTTACTCTCAGTCAACGAGCAAAGTGAAATAATTCGATTCTACGATGAAGAAAAAGTTCTCATCACTGGAGGTACTGGATTCATCGGTAAAgctttgactgaaaaattgctcagaaCTTGCGTCACCGTATCCACCATATATTTATTAATAAGGCCGAAGAAAGGTCAAAGCTGCGAAGAAAGATGTAATGATTTGCTACAAAATCCT GTCTTTGATCGTATTCGAGCCGAAGaatgttacaaaaaaatactttcaaaggTCGTTTGCATCGCTGGAGATGTAACAGAACCAGATTTAGGAATAtccgaagaaaataaaaataagcttTTGCAAGAAGTGACGATAGTTTTTCATTCCGCAGCTACCGTCAAGTTCAATGAAAGTTTGGATACTGCCGTAACGCTCAATACATTAGGCACTCAAAGGGTGTTACTGTTTtgtaaacaaatgaaaaatttaaaa GCTTTAATTCATGTTTCTACCGCTTACTCGAATGCTGACAAAgaagaaattttagaaacaGTTTATCCAATTCCAGcgaatatttttggtgaaattaaaCCTAACGAAATGTTATCAGaagaattactaaaaaaaattggccgtAAATTACAAAGAAAACATCCCAATACTTACACAGTTACCAAAGCTATGGCTGAATGGGTCGTTGCAGAATATTCAGATGATATCGCCGTTGCCATTGTTAGGCCAAGTATAG TGACAGCTGCTTGGCGAGAACCGTTCGAAGGATGGGTCGACAACGTCAGCGGTATTACTGGTATATTGATGGAAATTGGCCGAGGAACTATACGCAGTATTCTAGGTGATCAACGATTAGTTGTGGACATAATACCAGTAGACTTTGTAATAAATACTTTAGTCTCTGCTGCCTGGCATACTGCTACTTTCAG GACAAATGCGATAAAAGTTTACAACTGTACGTCAGGTACATTGAATCCTCTAAGTTGGGAAGAACTAGGTGCTTTGACTCAACGCCATTCGTTAACGGCGCCATCAAAATATATCCAGTGGTATCCAGGATTCACATATCATACAAATCGTTTCATACATTTACTCAGTGAaatgatgtttcaattttttcctgcttTCTTATTGGATGCAGTTTTACGCTTAAGTGGGTCTAAACCGAT gatgttgaaaatttaccatagATCTAAATTAGCTGCCAAAATgggcgaatttttttctctccatcaATGGAATTTCGCcaatgaaaatgtgaaaattcttcaaaatgaaatgcTCAGCGTTATAGATCAAGATATTTTCAACGTCGATATCTCAACTTTAAACTGGGATGTGTATATTAAAAACTATGTCCTTGGTGTTCGTAAATACGTGCTCAAAGATCCTGTAGAAACAATACCAAGTgccaagaaaaaattacaaag attgtACTGGGcgcataaaattttgcaaatcatGACAGGAATTGTTCTTCTGAAACTTctaagaaattaa
- the LOC135846017 gene encoding zinc finger protein 37-like, whose protein sequence is MVHTRSLLEPYSRSQKDQSYWDIMKELSPRSREMNRQLRGLSSSSSSSSLDSASELGSNDFHPDELQNPIQLNEAFIEQMVKFCPIMSGDKDEQSYMSDGEYSTSSETQVLMESARIPVSLSEKRFSISLEDMQLPPPRRELPFRESRRSLALRENPRRLAEVLENESESSLSDSTSSGDDRVANTSMEKRKLPFRKSRSSPAVLRTLRMSEESELSELSFSDRSVCSNGEIRKEIEKEKQFMRQLNLRHFDDHNQNESESDSETDKIQNSKQVVTEHQLPRRNIRTPVRYESFDQSSKPSAKSTARRNIFTETSSTKNLMLTRSRLAQSKSSEKNRNDDQIKTTPIKSTILGQKLLVKLNRADVTPELLRKAQSKNNFVETLEESNAKTIESHDDIETLLQALEGSSSSDSESNRRLDRVRSPIKSKSLIKRKKTTTAEKPKKSRKSVDKTTKTEYIRDLVGLSSSDSESDRVKSPIKRKKTTTAEKSKKSRKSVDKPTKTKYICHVCQQCFTSMESLKDHDETHSAKKIRKCEYCEKTFTRKDEYGKHRRQHQHDVDFSSRVDKAFKCDICKKRFSYRHVLRRHERMHENRAEYKCKQCDERFVRQDYLRDHERLKHSKNPYFSCQYCDKQFSYKHRKEEHERAHRDEKPFKCRFCNARFNRKEYAKKHQLNHEIKIAKYTCDECDDTFVNKFTLQQHVQKHLKLKEAEETEDYIIEVHQLFINDDF, encoded by the coding sequence ATGGTACACACACGCAGTCTACTAGAACCTTATTCTCGTTCACAAAAGGACCAAAGTTATTGGGACATTATGAAGGAATTAAGTCCACGCTCTCGTGAAATGAATAGACAACTCCGTGGCTTGTCATcctcatcgtcatcgtcgtcgttggaTTCTGCATCCGAACTAGGGAGCAATGATTTCCATCCCGATGAGCTTCAGAATCCGATTCAACTGAATGAAGCTTTCATCGAacaaatggtcaaattttgtcCCATTATGAGCGGCGATAAAGATGAACAATCGTACATGAGCGATGGGGAGTACAGTACGAGCAGTGAAACGCAAGTACTGATGGAAAGTGCACGAATTCCGGTCAGTTTATCAGaaaaacgattttcgatttcgctcGAAGACATGCAACTGCCTCCTCCTAGACGTGAATTACCTTTTAGAGAATCTCGTCGTTCGCTGGCACTGCGGGAGAACCCACGTAGGCTGGCCGAAGTGCTTGAAAATGAGTCTGAATCGAGTCTCAGCGATTCTACTTCCAGCGGAGATGATCGTGTTGCGAATACATCGATGGAAAAACGCAAACTTCCTTTTCGAAAATCTCGTAGTTCGCCAGCAGTACTGAGGACACTACGTATGTCAGAAGAGTCAGAATTATCTGAATTATCTTTCAGCGATCGGAGTGTATGTTCTAATGGAGAAATTCGCAAAGAAATCGAGAAAGAAAAACAGTTCATGCGTCAGTTGAATTTGCGCCATTTTGATGATCATAATCAGAACGAATCGGAAAGCGATTCCGAAACTGATAAAATTCAGAATTCCAAACAAGTCGTTACTGAACATCAATTACCTCGTAGAAATATTCGTACTCCGGTAAGATACGAATCGTTCGACCAATCTTCCAAACCGTCTGCAAAATCAACCGCTCGAAGAAATATCTTTACAGAAACATCTAGCACGAAGAATTTAATGCTCACACGGAGTAGATTAGCTCAAAGCAAATCcagtgaaaaaaatcggaaCGATGATCAAATCAAAACCACCCCGATTAAAAGTACTATCCTCGGTCAAAAATTGCTAGTTAAGTTGAATCGTGCAGATGTGACTCCTGAACTTCTCCGTAAAGcgcaatcaaaaaataatttcgtagAAACTTTGGAAGAGTCTAACGCTAAAACCATAGAAAGTCACGACGATATCGAAACCTTGTTACAAGCTCTTGAAGGGTCGAGTTCCAGTGATTCAGAATCAAATCGCCGATTAGATCGAGTTAGATCACCGATTAAATCGAAATCACtgataaaaaggaaaaaaacaacgactgcagaaaaacctaaaaaaagtagaaaatccGTCGATAAAACCACCAAAACGGAATACATACGAGACCTCGTAGGGTTGAGTTCGAGTGATTCCGAATCAGATCGAGTCAAATCGCcgataaaaaggaaaaaaacaacgactgcagaaaaatctaaaaaaagtagaaaatccGTCGATAAACCCACCAAAACGAAATATATTTGCCACGTTTGTCAGCAGTGTTTTACGTCGATGGAATCTTTGAAAGATCACGATGAAACacattctgccaaaaaaattcgaaagtgTGAATATTGCGAAAAAACATTCACTCGTAAAGATGAATATGGGAAGCACCGACGTCAACATCAACATGATGTCGATTTCAGCTCGCGTGTCGATAAAGCGTTTAAATGTGACATTTGTAAGAAAAGGTTCTCCTATCGTCATGTCCTGCGACGCCATGAACGAATGCATGAAAATCGAGCAGAGTACAAATGCAAGCAATGTGACGAGAGATTCGTTCGTCAGGATTATTTACGTGATCATGAAAGAttgaaacattcgaaaaatCCTTACTTTTCTTGCCAATACTGCGACAAACAATTTTCATACAAACATAGGAAGGAGGAACACGAACGTGCTCATAGGGATGAAAAACCTTTCAAATGTCGTTTTTGCAATGCCCGATTCAATCGCAAAGAGTATGCAAAGAAACATCAACTTAATCACgaaataaaaattgctaaatataCTTGCGACGAGTGTGATGATACGTTCGTTAATAAATTTACTTTGCAGCAGCATGTCCAGAAGCATTTGAAACTCAAAGAAGCGGAGGAAACGGAAGATTATATAATTGAGGTGCACCAGTTATTTATTAATGACGATTTTTAA